Proteins encoded by one window of Salicibibacter halophilus:
- a CDS encoding sugar-transfer associated ATP-grasp domain-containing protein, whose translation MGLNANTDLIIKPSKSNNGIGIRKLSVQDEKIYLEGKAVTIHQIEEIYIQNFLVQKAIQQHEILAAPHPYSVNTLRMVTFRWKNEIRYLLAFARFGSNNDIRDNAGAGSGTDVRVGVTDSGEFLNVAVSQHGQTYTHHPTTGYCFADLGFIPNFDEFKQFVKDCHKSILHLDFISWDIAMGSDGKPIFIEANFAGTTPFYQLAAQKPIFGDLTDEVLQYVKDELLKNKPILMRKDRIKLERKKSNEREKVLQQIKNKNSHFKKRNKKLKSALKSNENELIAKENELIAKENELLNKINEIDRIEENYKKLLYSKSWRYTRPFRYLLKLIKS comes from the coding sequence CTGGGATTAAACGCTAATACGGATTTAATTATAAAACCTAGCAAGTCGAACAATGGTATTGGAATTAGAAAACTTAGTGTTCAGGATGAAAAGATTTATCTTGAAGGGAAAGCTGTTACTATTCACCAAATAGAAGAAATTTACATTCAAAATTTTTTAGTTCAAAAAGCAATACAGCAACATGAAATTTTGGCTGCGCCTCATCCATATTCTGTAAATACACTGAGAATGGTAACATTCAGATGGAAAAATGAAATAAGGTATTTGCTAGCCTTTGCACGATTCGGGAGTAATAATGACATAAGAGATAATGCAGGTGCTGGTAGTGGCACTGATGTACGTGTAGGTGTAACTGATTCAGGTGAATTTTTAAATGTAGCAGTAAGTCAACATGGTCAAACATATACTCACCACCCTACTACAGGTTATTGCTTTGCTGACCTTGGCTTTATACCTAATTTTGATGAATTCAAACAGTTTGTGAAAGATTGCCATAAGAGTATCCTTCATCTTGATTTTATTTCATGGGATATAGCAATGGGGTCAGATGGTAAACCTATATTTATAGAAGCAAACTTTGCAGGGACAACCCCATTTTATCAATTGGCTGCGCAAAAGCCCATTTTTGGAGATTTGACAGATGAAGTGCTCCAGTATGTCAAGGATGAGCTTCTAAAGAATAAACCTATATTAATGAGAAAGGATAGAATTAAATTAGAGCGAAAAAAATCAAACGAGCGAGAAAAGGTATTACAACAAATAAAAAATAAAAACTCTCATTTCAAAAAACGAAACAAGAAATTGAAATCAGCACTAAAATCAAATGAAAATGAACTTATAGCGAAAGAAAATGAACTTATAGCGAAAGAAAATGAACTCTTAAATAAGATAAATGAAATTGATCGTATAGAGGAGAATTATAAAAAGCTACTATACAGCAAAAGTTGGCGCTACACTCGTCCTTTTCGTTATCTGCTCAAATTGATAAAAAGTTGA